One Staphylococcus ratti DNA segment encodes these proteins:
- the mntC gene encoding manganese ABC transporter substrate-binding lipoprotein MntC encodes MKRILAVLLVAVMLTACGFGKTEKNDKLKVVTTNSILYDMAKNVAGDRAEIHSIVPIGQDPHEYEIKPKDIKALADADVVIYNGFNLESGNGWFEKALKEANKSLKDKNVIQASEKVKPIYLNGNEKSEAHIDPHAWLSLENGIKYVERIQEGLEAADKLHQKDYQKQGNKYLDELKSLNKKSHNEFNDIPKEKRVMITSEGAFKYFAKQYDIKPGFIWEINTENQGTPQQMKQAIDFVKSNNMKHLLQETSVSDKAMKRLSEDTGAKIYGTVYTDSIGKEGSDGDSYYKMMASNIKTIHDSMK; translated from the coding sequence ATTAAACGTATTCTTGCTGTTTTACTTGTTGCAGTCATGCTTACAGCTTGTGGCTTCGGCAAAACAGAAAAAAATGACAAACTTAAAGTAGTGACAACGAACTCTATTCTTTACGATATGGCTAAAAATGTAGCCGGCGATCGTGCGGAAATTCACAGTATTGTTCCAATTGGACAAGACCCTCATGAATATGAAATTAAACCAAAAGATATTAAAGCACTTGCTGACGCAGATGTTGTTATTTATAACGGCTTCAACTTAGAAAGTGGTAACGGTTGGTTTGAAAAAGCATTAAAAGAAGCAAATAAATCTTTAAAAGATAAAAATGTTATTCAAGCATCAGAAAAAGTAAAGCCGATTTACTTAAATGGTAACGAAAAATCAGAAGCACACATTGACCCACACGCTTGGTTAAGCTTAGAAAATGGTATTAAATATGTTGAACGTATTCAAGAAGGTTTAGAAGCTGCTGATAAATTACATCAAAAAGACTATCAAAAGCAAGGTAACAAATATCTAGATGAACTCAAATCTCTTAACAAGAAGAGTCATAATGAATTTAATGACATTCCAAAAGAAAAACGCGTCATGATTACAAGTGAAGGTGCATTCAAATACTTCGCTAAACAATATGACATCAAACCAGGTTTCATTTGGGAAATTAACACAGAAAACCAAGGTACACCACAACAAATGAAGCAAGCCATTGATTTTGTAAAATCAAACAACATGAAACACCTCCTTCAAGAAACAAGTGTTAGCGATAAAGCCATGAAACGCTTAAGCGAAGACACAGGTGCTAAAATATATGGTACTGTTTATACAGATTCAATAGGTAAAGAAGGTAGCGACGGAGACTCATACTACAAAATGATGGCGTCGAACATTAAAACAATTCATGATAGCATGAAATAA